One stretch of Streptomyces peucetius DNA includes these proteins:
- a CDS encoding NAD-dependent epimerase/dehydratase family protein codes for MTDVDAVVTGAGGFIGGHLTRALLAEGKSVRAVDRKPYDEWYQLHHDALNEVHDVSLLDTCYEILDSGAGEVYHLAADMGGMGFIESNKAACMLSVLSSTHMLLAARHAGVDRYFYSSSACVYAADKQVASNVLPLREQDAYPAMPEDGYGWEKLFSERMARHFREDYGLATRTARYHNVYGPYGTWTGGREKAPAAACRKVALAALAGKHEIEIWGDGEQTRSFTFIDDCVEGTLRLTRSEHAEPINIGSDKVVSINQLYALVEQIAGVTLEHCHVAGPLGVRGRNSDNTLIRKELGWEPQVSLVNGLEVTYRWVYDQVKAQLGSGTRQI; via the coding sequence GTGACTGACGTTGACGCCGTGGTGACAGGGGCCGGTGGTTTTATCGGCGGACATCTGACGCGGGCTCTTCTCGCTGAGGGCAAGAGTGTGCGGGCGGTGGACCGCAAGCCGTACGACGAGTGGTACCAGCTCCACCACGACGCTTTGAACGAGGTGCACGACGTCTCGCTGCTCGACACCTGCTACGAGATCCTCGACAGCGGCGCGGGCGAGGTGTACCACCTTGCCGCCGACATGGGAGGCATGGGCTTCATCGAGAGCAACAAGGCCGCCTGCATGCTCTCGGTGTTGTCCAGCACCCACATGCTGCTGGCCGCGCGGCACGCGGGCGTCGACCGGTACTTCTACTCCTCGTCCGCCTGCGTGTACGCCGCCGACAAACAGGTCGCCAGCAACGTACTGCCATTGCGCGAGCAGGACGCCTACCCCGCCATGCCCGAGGACGGCTACGGCTGGGAGAAGCTCTTCAGCGAGCGAATGGCACGCCATTTCCGCGAGGATTACGGACTGGCCACCCGCACCGCTCGTTACCACAATGTCTACGGCCCTTACGGCACCTGGACGGGCGGCCGTGAGAAGGCTCCCGCCGCGGCCTGCCGCAAGGTCGCGCTCGCCGCTCTCGCCGGGAAACACGAGATCGAGATCTGGGGCGACGGTGAGCAGACCCGCAGCTTCACCTTCATCGACGACTGCGTCGAGGGCACCCTGCGCCTCACCCGTAGCGAGCACGCCGAACCGATCAACATCGGCTCGGACAAGGTCGTTTCCATCAATCAGTTGTATGCGCTCGTGGAGCAGATCGCAGGGGTCACGCTTGAGCACTGCCACGTTGCCGGACCCCTCGGCGTACGGGGCCGCAACAGCGACAACACCCTCATCCGCAAGGAACTCGGCTGGGAGCCACAGGTCTCCCTGGT